The DNA segment GAATACGGGACGATTTAAAATGAGGAAAATTCAAAAAGAATCCCCTTTTTAAGAGTCAACACCAGAACCCTACTTCCCCCCCGAAAATCACTCAGCCCACCCTTCGAGTTCACAACATGGTCTAGAAATTACATCTCGCCCTACCATCCGTCCTTGCGAGGTACGTTGCAAATCAAGACCTCTGCCCATAGTATGACTAGGCGTTACTTTGTCCTTTTCGGCTTATCCTTTCCACACTGAGGGACGGAGGCCAGGAGCCGTTCCTTCATGCAAGAAAAAAATGTGCTTTTTTCCACGTATCAATGGGCTATTATTGCCTCATGCTTTGTCATGCTCGCCTTGGGCTCTAGCTTAAACTTTAATTTTGGCATCTTTCTTAAACCTTTATCCGAAGAATTCGGATGGTCTCGCTCCAGCATTTCAGCCGGATTTTCTATCTTTATGATCACCGGCTCGGCCAGCGCGATTCTCGCCGGAGCAATGGCCGACAAATACGGCACCAGGCGAGTCGTCATCGTAGGCACCCTACTAATCACACTTGCCATGATATTTGCCTCTCGCCTCCAAAGCATATGGGAGTTTTACCTGCTGATCGGTGTGATAAGCGGACTAGGCCGAAGCGCATTCAACACCCCCATTCTAGCCTTCATTCAACGCTCCTTCACTCAGAATCGCGGCTTGGCCACCGGGCTAGCGGGCGCTGGAGGCGGGCTCGGAATTCTGATTACCGCCCCTATACTCGGGTATTTAATCGCAGCATACGGCTGGCGATTATCGTATGCAGCCATGGGCTCTACAGTCCTCCTGCTAACCCTACCGGCGGTTTGGTTCATTAAGTCGGAGAAAAACGTCATAACCAAGAAAAGCGCTAATGGGGCCAAATCCGCGACATTTAAAGAGGCCGCAACGCTCCCCGAAGCCTCACTCGGGGTCAAGGAGATCATGAAGCGTCGGCCTTTCTGGACCGTTTTGGGAAGTCATGCATGCGATTGCATGTGCCATTCCGTGCTGCTCGTTCACATCGTCCCCTTCGCTATTGAATCGGGTATGCCCCGCGTTCAGGCCGCCATGCTGATGAGCGCCCTGGGAGCGGGAGCACTGGTCGGGCGTCTTGTCGGCGGCATGATGTCCGACCGGTTCGGACCTAAAGGTACTCTGCTCCTATTCCTATCCATGCAGACATTTCCCGTTCCCCTACTTTTGTTCTCGCCGGGGTTGGGAACCATGTACTTCGTCGCCATATTTGTCGGGCTTGGCCTCGGAGGACATGGCACACTATATCCACTCGTGACGCGCGAGTTTTACGGGCCTAAGCGCGTGGGACTTCTTTACGGAACATTCACAATGGGCGCGAGTATTGGTATGGCGAGCGGCAGCTTTTTCGGCGGAGTGCTTTACGATATGGCAGGCGACTATTCCTGGGCGTTTCTCTACAGTTTCACGCTGGGGGTCATCTCACTACTACTCGTGTGGACCTATCCGAACAGAACCTATCTCGCCGAACCTTCGGCCGAGACGGCGTAGCCGGGGCTGGCCCAGCAGCCGGGCTAGGGGCCGCCAGAAACCCGGATTAACCCGCCTCCCCCGCTTTTTGGCACCAGAACTGGTACATGCCCAGAAACGTATCGGGGAACTCCTCTTCAAATCTCTCCCAGTTGTCAAGATTTATCATGGTCGTGTCATCGGGAAAGCGCTCTGCATATCTTTCTCGATGCTTGGACTCAATGAATTCAAAATCAATGAAATTAAGATTTTGTGAGTCAATCAACTCCCTAACCTCATGGAGAGTCAAATCATGCTCTTGCACATGAAAGAGCAGATCCCGGCAGGTGCTGAGCGAGTAAAAATCTCCATGGCGCTTGATGTCGAATCTATCCGCAGCGCTCATTAGCTCATCTCTCCTGAAGGCGCGGATATCCTCGTGCCCGGGCTTAAGGCCGTTGCTCTCGATATAATCGCGGGCCTCGATGATCTTTCGCCTGGCTATTGCACTATAGAGTCCAATCTTCATCACCCCCCCAGGAAGTAGCAGTTTCTCAAGCACGGACAAACCGCGAACGGGCTCTTTCATATGATGGAGTACACCTGCGCATTCGATGACATGAAATCTCTCCTCAAGGGCCGACAATTCCAAAATGTCGCCCTGAACAAATTCGACATTATCGATTTTCATTTTCCGCGCCATGCGAATCGCATAAGCCAGGCTCGCACGGCTCAAATCGACAGCCAGCACCTCACATCGAATCGCAATGGCCGTGGAAATCGGCTGCTGCCCCGTACCACAACCCGCGACAAGAATTCTGATCGGTTCATTAAACATTGCTTGCGGCGTAAATCGAGGCGTCACCTGCTTAAGATATCCGCTGAAATTCATTTTTCTTGTAGGTGTACGGGAGATCCATCGCGGATATGGATTATCCTCGTACTGCGCCCTGACGGCCTCAGAAGTGGCATCCT comes from the Nitrospinaceae bacterium genome and includes:
- a CDS encoding MFS transporter translates to MQEKNVLFSTYQWAIIASCFVMLALGSSLNFNFGIFLKPLSEEFGWSRSSISAGFSIFMITGSASAILAGAMADKYGTRRVVIVGTLLITLAMIFASRLQSIWEFYLLIGVISGLGRSAFNTPILAFIQRSFTQNRGLATGLAGAGGGLGILITAPILGYLIAAYGWRLSYAAMGSTVLLLTLPAVWFIKSEKNVITKKSANGAKSATFKEAATLPEASLGVKEIMKRRPFWTVLGSHACDCMCHSVLLVHIVPFAIESGMPRVQAAMLMSALGAGALVGRLVGGMMSDRFGPKGTLLLFLSMQTFPVPLLLFSPGLGTMYFVAIFVGLGLGGHGTLYPLVTREFYGPKRVGLLYGTFTMGASIGMASGSFFGGVLYDMAGDYSWAFLYSFTLGVISLLLVWTYPNRTYLAEPSAETA
- a CDS encoding methyltransferase domain-containing protein, which translates into the protein MTKVRAALLEIGRDEPKMSTESVRLAVALCLQGFINEFVFSVGAEEKQLIEEIRAEIEGALEAGVSVEPALEEKLLLLAMYEPLFNLSSAHVIRDFPRESWSLEFQEILDTTFFVRFEEEVIKNEVKSISGVEDATSEAVRAQYEDNPYPRWISRTPTRKMNFSGYLKQVTPRFTPQAMFNEPIRILVAGCGTGQQPISTAIAIRCEVLAVDLSRASLAYAIRMARKMKIDNVEFVQGDILELSALEERFHVIECAGVLHHMKEPVRGLSVLEKLLLPGGVMKIGLYSAIARRKIIEARDYIESNGLKPGHEDIRAFRRDELMSAADRFDIKRHGDFYSLSTCRDLLFHVQEHDLTLHEVRELIDSQNLNFIDFEFIESKHRERYAERFPDDTTMINLDNWERFEEEFPDTFLGMYQFWCQKAGEAG